The Papaver somniferum cultivar HN1 chromosome 3, ASM357369v1, whole genome shotgun sequence genome includes a region encoding these proteins:
- the LOC113361753 gene encoding uncharacterized protein LOC113361753 — protein sequence MRILARQLTTYLSRGRGYPQNKLITTRRFSSFAPKDEIALEAEVERKVGWMLKAFYVASATFVGYQFFPYMGDNLLHQSISLMHVKDPLFKRMGASRISHFAVDDERRMRVVEMGGDKDLVEMLKFAKDDKTRKSALKALSALSNSDEAAGALHQAGAISVIKSTPVSLEDAALNTYKIKLLQRFQDLKYNEAQPDLS from the exons ATGCGTATATTAGCAAGACAATTAACTACT TATTTGTCTAGAGGTAGAGGGTATCCCCAAAATAAGCTAATCACTACACGCAGATTCTCATCATTTGCTCCAAAAG ATGAGATTGCACTTGAAGCGGAAGTGGAACGAAAAGTGGGATGGATGTTGAAAGCATTTTATGTCGCTAGTGCAACGTTTGTTGGTTACCAATTCTTTCCGTACATGG GGGATAATTTGCTTCACCAGTCTATATCGCTCATGCATGTCAAGGATCCATTGTTTAAAAGAATGGGAGCGTCTAGAATAAGCCATTTTGCTGTTGATG ATGAAAGAAGGATGAGAGTAGTAGAGATGGGTGGAGACAAAGATCTCGTAGAAATGTTAAAGTTTGCCAAAGATGACAAGACACGCAAGTCAGCATTAAAGGCTCTCTCTGCCCTTTCAAACTCAG ATGAGGCTGCTGGAGCCTTGCACCAAGCTGGGGCTATCTCTGTTATCAAGTCCACACCAGTATCATTGGAGGATGCTGCACTTAATACGTACAAGATCAAATTGCTACAGAGGTTTCAGGATTTGAAATACAACGAGGCGCAGCCAGATCTCAGCTGA